One region of Candidatus Omnitrophota bacterium genomic DNA includes:
- a CDS encoding electron transfer flavoprotein subunit beta/FixA family protein, whose translation MNIIVCIKQVPNTTDVKIDPVTNTLIRDGVESVINPFDTYAIEEAVRLKERFGGKVTVITMGPPQAENALKEAISLGCDEAILVSDRKFAGSDTWATSYTLSCAIKKIGAYDCVICGKQASDGDTAQVGPGISTHLDIPQVTYVKKVEEMTEKKAKVERMTEDGYDIVETPLPCLLTVVKEINTPRIPSLKGMMRAKSAKITKWNADDIKADPKSLGLDGSPTRVVKIFTPPARKGGEMLKGDTGDIAKELTELLKDIVI comes from the coding sequence ATGAACATCATAGTCTGCATTAAACAGGTTCCGAACACTACCGATGTAAAAATTGACCCGGTCACGAATACGCTTATCCGTGACGGAGTTGAGAGCGTCATTAATCCGTTCGATACTTACGCCATAGAAGAAGCCGTCCGTCTCAAAGAGCGCTTTGGCGGCAAGGTTACCGTTATCACGATGGGGCCGCCACAGGCCGAGAACGCGCTTAAAGAGGCGATCTCGCTCGGATGCGACGAGGCGATCCTCGTAAGCGACAGGAAGTTTGCCGGCTCCGATACATGGGCGACGAGTTACACGCTTTCGTGCGCCATCAAAAAGATAGGCGCATACGATTGCGTGATATGCGGCAAGCAGGCCTCCGACGGTGATACCGCCCAGGTCGGCCCCGGTATATCCACGCATCTGGACATTCCGCAGGTTACTTACGTCAAGAAGGTTGAAGAGATGACCGAGAAGAAGGCCAAGGTAGAGCGTATGACCGAGGATGGTTACGACATCGTCGAGACGCCGCTTCCGTGCCTTTTGACAGTCGTTAAAGAGATAAACACGCCGCGCATACCTTCACTCAAAGGGATGATGAGAGCGAAGTCGGCGAAGATAACGAAATGGAACGCCGACGATATAAAGGCCGATCCGAAGTCGCTTGGCCTCGACGGTTCTCCGACGCGCGTCGTCAAGATATTTACGCCTCCGGCCAGAAAAGGCGGAGAGATGTTGAAGGGTGATACCGGCGACATCGCCAAGGAACTGACGGAACTTTTAAAGGATATAGTTATTTGA